The region GCTTCAGTTACAGAGCTACGCGAAGTGAGATCACTCTGAAAACTGTTCACTGCTTGGACTAAAGGTTTCCCCATTGGCCCATGTAACTACAGTGTCTATATTTAATTACAAGACACTTGTTGCAGAGAGCAGAGTTCCTCTTCAGGGTAGGAAACTAGCATGAATCTACCACTGAATGTGCTGGAGAGAGCCTTCAGTACTCTACCTCTGAATAGACCTGCTACAGTAGAGGGCTCAGTGGGGAAGGGAGCCTGATGTGGGAGGTGCTGGGCAATGGACACTGGACCACAGAAGGAGTCTGACACGCCACAGGAAGCAGAAcgaggaagaagagagagaaagaggaagaaagaaggcAAAATGCATTTCAAGGCCAGGCCGAAGAGACAGgtggaaaatgacagaaatacagGCAGGAAGAAGACAGGTAACATGAGCTACATTTTTTAAGTTGTTacaatttttgttgttgtttttaaaaatgtaagtaaaatGCAGGAgaataaaacactgcaaaacagTAGCAACCCAGAGGGAGGGATTGAAGGAATAGTTTGACAGTTTAGGAAATTTTTTGCTTCTGTAAAGACGAGGCTTCAGcaagcagccagttagcttagcttagctttcAGACTGGAACAAGCTGGACTGCGGTTATCATACGGCAACAAAAACACCTGGAAAGGTCTGTATGACAGAGGAGCAACATTATTGTTTTAGGCAAGATTTGGCTGTAAGATATGGGCAGCTTGAAAACAAAACCTCCATCTAAAAAATGTCACCCTTGGGTCATTCCACCTCAAATCATCAACAACTTCTGCTTGACCTTTCTTATTTGCCTGCATTTTTATAGCACAAAATGCAAGTAGTTGTagagatatttgtgaaattttagcctaaaatatcaaattcaTTCAAGACAAACATTTCTTAAAAATTGCCAGTTAACCCACGTTTATCAGACATTGAAATCTGAAGCTGTGTTTGGGTGACAATATCTTGGCAATTAATAAAGATAAAAGACTGAAATGTTTTGACAATTATTTCTCATCATAGATCAAATGGTCTCTGATAATGAGTGTGtcgaaatatgaataaaaatcaaAGCCATCATGAAAAGTTGCAATGAAAAATTACTTTCTTAGTCACATTTGGAGAATCATTTTATAACTCCAGACCTATTATGTAGCAACAGTTGTAACTTTTGTGCTCAGTCGCCTTCTGTGGCCCAGTATTTTACATCTATACATGTTTATATGCTACATGCAACTACACGTGGTTCAGAAAATACCACTAGCTCACTTATGAATTATCATTTGTTTTGCTAATGTGTGTTCAAAGACAGTTTTTTTCATACTTCAACTAATTAAAGATGATTTCATCTATTCCATCTTGGCAAATATTGCAGATTCTAAATCAAcagtacaataaaaaataactcaATTTTAAGCTAAAATCTTTGAATTTGCTCAGCTATTGCCATTTAAGCACAGCTTAAAATTTTAATGTGCTAAATAACAAGGTGAAAGGGGGTCAGCAGgcaatttcttattttattatcttgGAAAGGACAATCTAAAATTTCACATATACCGTTTTTAATACAttcactccaaaaaaaaaaaaaaaagcaagtttaACGCAAATCAGTAATGGCCAAGCAGGATGCCCTCTGATGATCTGAAATTATTCTCATTTAGTTTGTGACTTTTCTCAAAGAAGAACGCAAGTCAAATGATTTACGGATATTTAAAAGTGGTACAAATCCTGTCAAGTAACTGGAGGCATGAAAATGAACGCATAAttctcaaaatgtcaaacttttccTTTAATACTTGTTCATGTCCACATTTCTACCATAAATATCAAAATAATGGCTCTGGGGGATTTGTACAGGACCCTATGTTTGCCAAGAAACATAGGCTGAGGTGGTGAGCCATCATAGTACCTGAGATGGAGTGTTCTATCCGCACTGTGCGTTTGTAATTGGTTGAAACGGATGAGTTTGTGTCAATAAAGGGATTGTAACGATCTGGAGAATCAAAAATAGTGTTGGTAAAAGGAGAACAGGTTTCAACTTAAAGCTCTACAGCATCTTTGCACTACAATGCAACACCAACTGTTCATTAAAAGAGGATGAGCTGTAAAGCAAATGTTCTCTGTTGTAGGACATGGAGAGTCCTGGTTGAAAAATAAGAGGAATTAAGAGGCTAAAAACAATATAATCTAAGCTTGGTATGAACAGCAATGACAAGATAATTTAGACATTTGCACAGAcagagaaataaacatttaaactaCAGCAGCACAATAAACATGCGTTCTATTCATGCTCATAGGTAACTACAGACAAATGAACAAGAGTCGACAAGACTTCTGAGGAGGAACAAAATGAGTCGTTACCACCAAACATTTCATGACCAGATGTCCTAGAGGAAAAGCTAACACCGTCTGAAGACACGACAGGTAAGTGAGTGGCATCGACAACGAGTTTTGAGAGGAAAGGGTTAAGGTTTGGCATGGAATCATCTCCAGCTTCAGCAGAGGTGAAAGGATCTACGCAGGCAgaggaaagagagacagagaaaaaaaaaaaaaaaggaaaaagacagaagagagTGGAGAGGAAGAGGTGGGCATCAGAGTCAGACAACAACAAGAGAAGGAGAGCATGCAGAACATGTCACCAAAGTCCAGAACAACACAGATGTGGTTTGGAGGCGGCTCTTTACCTGCCCACGGTGTCGCCGCTGGAAGCCCTGTGGAGCCTGATTGCATGGAGGGCTGGAAAGTTGACTGCAGGTCAAAAAGGTCGCTTTCCATTTTCACAGCACTGCAGACAGACAACCATGAAAATCAACCCTTTTAAAAGCACAATCTATTTTGTGCTGGTGGCAGAGAAACAAGCCAAAAATAAAATGGTTCCAGTTCTAGAAACTTTTTGATTACAGATCCTGGTCTCTTCGGAGAGGTAACTGGAAAGTTAACAGGCAAAAGAGCTGCTGTAGTCCTGAAGATATTAAACTATTTACAGACACAAACTGGCTTAAAATGTAGTCAAAATGTGTtcgtttttgtcttattgatgggtaattaatagTCGGGAATAGCACAGCatctgatattcttcagatgtaataacACCGCTTGTTAGTCCCTGTCCGTCCTGtctctcgtcctgtccaccctttgtttccctgcacgtcaccactgaggtgtagcactgccctccctggctcttaacagggatTTGTAATAAAGAaagtcagcttagctttcagggagggctggtgatggtcacacgcatgcactaaataataaaatatttggctgcaagactaaaatatgcattaatctcataaagtgttgacatcccttctgtggagtttaacaatgagaataaatgcagacaaaaaaaaatgtagtccCTACCCCCTTGTTTTAATAgacaacatttatatttatttggtTGACTTTAGCATGCACTTCTGCAGAAATCATAACTTGAGTGATAGGCCTTTGTGCTTCCaatataaaaaatgattttcagtATGTGTCAGGATTCAGCTAGCACCAAATTAGATGTTCTTGTTACTTATTAGTAGATTAATCCATCAATAACCCATCATTTATCTTTCTACATAAAGTATAAGCCACTGACAACTATGTTTGTAATGGTACTAGTAATTTTCAATAGAGAATTTTCCAGCTTGTCAATGTAAAGATTTCCTACATTTTGTCACTTATTTGGGTTGCAGACTGCTGCTCGAACAGAGCAAACGATGCTACTATGTTACACTGGGCAGTAGGTGTTTGTCATtactttctgacatttaaatatCTAGTGGAGATCAAAATGCTTCCAAAACCACCAAAGAACTTTTGGAGAAGTATGCATCAGGCAAAACTTATTAAATACTCATATAGAGAGATATAGCACACTCCCAGCTTGTACTTTTTCACTCCGTAAATATCACATATCCTCCAGGACTGCGTATGTTAGTGTTTCTGTAAATCCGTGAAGACATTTTTGATAAGCATAACAAGTCAGGATACTGTATGAAACGCCCATTatgtaaccctctgaactccagtcggtttgaaagacatgacatatttttttaaatccccaaattaTAGTATTTAGCAGAGCCAGGAACTGTAAGAACAGACAGACATTTCACTTTCCATTCAGTTTTGTCGGGAAGCTAAAACAAGCGTGcacttaaaatcatgatatatTATCAAAATCATGTTAGTAtatatttctcattttaaaaactgccCAAAATAAAGCAATTGGACTAACTAGATTTTATACGTCTGTGCTCCTTCACCCAACCGAGAAACCGTGACTGATACAGCTGCGACAAAAATTCAAGAATTTTTTTAACTAAACTAGGCTAAACTGCTGAGCTGCTTGGAGTTCACAAGGTTATTCAATTAACTGTCTCAGCTCTGATTAGagtctctaaaatgccatgacAGAAAATACCGACAGCGTGGAATAAGATCATTTTTAACCTTACAGCTGTGTAACCTGCTTACCGGACATTagagaaattaaaaacagtcatcaaataaagtcataaaagggACAATAAACAGAAGCATCAGGTAAAAGTGCCTCATTCTTCAATTCTCCTTCCATCGTGTTAAAACTACTCAGCGGCTATAGTCTAGATCTTAAAAGTACCCATTAGAGCAGCTGGGTGTAGAGAAGAGGTCGATGGCTGGTGCTGTGCTGATAGTGCCCCCTGTGGTGGATATCGGTGATGTATCAGTGGTGGCGAAAGACGGCCTCTTCGAGAGCTCTTTAAGCCTTTGTTCCTGTGAAGAAGCTCAGGTCAAACACAACCAAAACGCTTCACTAAATGCACATAATGTGTACATTTCTGTCTCAAACGGAAAGCTAACCTTGAGAGCTTTGAGTCGGGCCTGTTCCTCTTCGAGAGCTGCCTGCTTCTCCCGCTCATCCACTTTAGTAAAAGACATCCCCGTGCTGGCCAGTGACGACACCGCATTGGACAGAGTGCTGGCCCTGCAGGAAATCACAAATTCACACCAGAAGAAGCACAGACAAGTCAGTGTTACTGAGCTAATACTGCTGGTAAGGCAGTGTCGGCAATTCAAGGATTTCAGAAACAGTGATGGATTAATGTACCTGCTGGCAGCAGTGGAGTCTTTGACCTTCTTGCCCTCTAAAGAAGCCAAGTGTTGCTCCAGAGCTTCAAGAAGGCTACTGGGAGCCTGTcgtgacagaaaacacagtcaGCTACTTCCTTAGACACAAAAAATGTAGATTGTATGGACATCAAGACCATAGAGGACAGTGGTGGGCAACCAAGATGGAGCAGAAACACTACACTGTCAAGTACACAGTGCAGACTGCCAATTTATGTCTTTGATTCACAGAATTCCACCAATGTTTGGGTAAATAGTTACCCACCACTGATCAATGACTGCATTCCAGCCAAAAAGCTACTTTGGATGAGAGTAACATCTGTGTGGGATGACGTACTGCACCACAGCACTTTCAACAACCCGGGCGTTGTTGAATTGGCCGTGTCTAAGCACAACAGGGCAGCCATTTTACAGGAGATGAGCTACACTGACTTACACCTCAATACCACGACCAAAGTGAACAGAATTTACCACAGCGAGTGTTTTTTCCTTCAACTGTTTTTCACCACGATGTGGGAGACAGAGTCGGAGCAGAGGCATGCAAAAAGACAACACTGAGGCAAGTCACAGACATAGAAGAAGAGTGAAATGATAGTACTTACACAAACTGTGAACTAAAGTGGAAAGATAAGGGGAAAATACAGAATATAAAGGTGGTGACAGTCAGAGGGAAATGCATTTTAGCTGCAGTTCTTCGGGGTAAATTATTTATGCAAAATTGGTCCCCACAGAAGAGCACAACCGTAtgtgcagtttatttttaattagttaACATCTAACTGTCACTGTGCAGATTTACTGAGTGGATTGCGACTACAGTGCAGACTTGACACCTTTATTTACTGTTGGTAGAAttagaagaaaaaggaggaaagggtaagaagaaaaggagaagaatcagaggcagaagaggaagaaaaggggACAAGAACAAGAAACAGGAGAAGAAGACCACCTCCTCTGGCAAACATGCGCTCAAGAAGGAAATCATGCAAAGTGTCCTGCTTTAAACATCTGTGTTGGGTGTACTAGAATCTGGTCGGACAAAGACAGGACTAATGAAGAAAGAGCAGTCAGAGCTGGAAATAGGAGAAAGAAAGCAAGGCAAGACTTCCTATTAAGAgtggaaatctgttttcaggttgCTCTGAAGTGTCGGTGCTTACCTGTGAGAGGTCCGGAATATCGCCTCGATCAATGCCCACCTGCTGTtagaaagaaaatcaaattacagttgcaaaaaaaaaaaaaaaaaaacatcagaatgcACATCAGTGAAAAAGCTTTAGTGATATTTACCTCTGCTACTTTGAGGAATTCTGATATCCGGGTCATTCGGGTGAGAAACTTCTTGTAAATGTCCAAGCCTTCTTTACACTGAGTCTTCTTCATGTCAAAGTATTTCTCTGTTTGGTTACAAAAGACATCTGAGTGAATATAATTGGAACTGGCAACCACAAAGCATCGGGACACAATTATAGAAAGGCAAAGAAAGGTTGAAAGTGGTTCTTAAAGGTCTTACCAAGCAGGTTGATAATGCCTTCATTATAAGCAGCAAAGAGCCTGATGGAGTCTTTGAAGAGGAGCATGAAGGCTGCATTGATGACTCCATTAGTCAGCTCGTTGGCATTGACCTGAGGGAAAGCAATCCGCCAAGGCATTTATCTTACGGCTTCTTCACGGCgatttgttgacacacaaaaacaaaacgtcTGCGTATGTGAATTAAGATAATGCAGCAGCCTCGGCGCAGCCCGCGCTCTCCAGACGAGCAGCTCCGTATTACACGAGCTGCAGAGCTACGGGAGGCTTCACCTTAAACTCACATTGAAATCGAGAAGGGCGTCCATCTGGTTCTGAATAATGGGGATAGTCTTGAGCAGCTTCTCTGTATTCATGGTCCTCATTACGCCGTCCACTCTGTGTGGACACATGCAGCGTCGGAGCAGGAGAGGGCACCGAAGAGAGAAATGAGAAGAAACAGTGCGGCTCTTAGAACAGACTGACTGCTGCTTTACATGGACTGTAGGACTGCAAGTAACTTATTTTTATTACCACTTTATCTgccaaatgtcagaaaatattggaaaatgTATATAGTAAAATGCAGCCCAAGGGGACAGTTTGAAGCACGAAGATATTCAGACTACGATCATAGAGGGCAAAGAAATCCCCATATTTAAGAACCTGAAACACGCAAATAGCTTGTGTGTTTGCTTATGGATCATTTTCTATATTGATCGTCTATATTCTTTTTAGTCAACAAATCCCAGAGACCAACAATGAACTGATCCTTCCAGCCTGACTTAGTTTATTCCATTGAGCTTTGCTgttgtgtaaaaatgcatcaCTAAGCCACACTGCTGCACTTccttcagtacaaaaaatatgaGCAGTATTTAGAAACCGCTCCACAGCTGAACAGCAGCAACAATTTTCATATCTTTGGGAAGTAAAAGGGTAGAGATGATCACTGATTTGCTGACTGGAAGAACATCATCATAATGATGCtttgaaaaataacacaaattacGGTAAAGTACTTTACAAATAACCTATTGCTGATCAACTGATTAATAAATCATAAAGCCTGACTACCCAATTTTAATGGGTCAATACTGGCCTATCACAGACATGTCAGTATCGCTGTGTATGCTGTCGATGCACAAACAGTATTTTTGCAGAatataatgcagaaaaagatgcttAGAGTCTGGAAATGGTGTAATCACAGCTTTGACTCCACTGTTTCCAAAATAGTcgtgtctgcagcacatgtagcagagcacatGTGACAGCTGAGCAGATGGTGGTGTGGAATCAAGCAGTGCCTTCTCAGTGAATTAATAAAGAGTTTGTGAAATAAATGGTAGATAATTAATAAACAATGGCACAATTACACGTCTTTTTCAACTGGactatgtgtgtgtggaatatatgtgtgtgcaaCAGCCCCAAAACTCCACTGTCGGTCAGGCTCTTAATACCTACTGATTGAATGATTTGATATTTCACATTACACTGTTTGGGGTTTTGTCTCACAGCTGATACGAGCAGGGCTGAAGAGAGCCATTAATAAAAGGATAATGCAAATATTTGTGGCTTCCAGTCTCTCAAAATTCCAAACAATTCACTGCTTTTCCACTACTGTAAACTAAATATCTTGGATTTAGCAAAGTTAGTCAAACACAGCATTTTTTGAGCACTGAAAGTGTAATCACTATATTTCACTTGCTTCAAACATATCACAGACTGAAGCATGAATTTTGCAAACACGTCACATTGATTGATAACAAAGATCATTGTTTGTGGGAGAGCTAAATGTAATCATTCATTTTTCATAtatgtaaaaatggaaaataacacATTTCCAGTTTTTATATTATAGGacataaaatttgcaaaaacttacCCACGTTTCACTTTTGTGAAGTCAAAGGCTACCTGTCTGTATGAAACAGCTTTCTCGTTCAGGTATCGACTATACCTCCTGATAAATGTAGACATGTCATAGCCTGgaaagaaacagcaggtggaaaaTTTGCTTTTACTGTTACTTCCTTTTATTTGTTAAATGGTTAAAACTGCCTTAATCAAATATATACCTTGTAATCcacttttgtccaaaaaattacTGAGGTTGAAAAGCGTATTCCTTGAAGCCAAGTACTGGACAAAACGCTGCATGAGGAggaaaaaatggacagaaataaCGTAAACATATACGTCATTTACGGCCTTGCTGGAGGGTCATGATGTAAATCTGATCTGCTGAAGCGTCTCACCTCGTTGCCGTAGACCATGAGGTGGTGTGTAGTGATAAGTGATTTGAACACAACCACCCAGCTGGTGTTGGTGGTCCTCTCAAACAGCGAGTCAGCAAGTTGGGGAATGTTCACGTTCATCTCGTTGGTGCAGTGGAtcaaatctgaaaacaaaaagccaGTTCATAAGATCGCAAACTCATCATTACCATAATGCAGTGTATTTGTGATAGATACTGTCCAAAGCTGCAGAACAAGTCCATCAAAATGAACTAAATCCTATTGCTCTTTAGTTCACAAACATTCAATATTGAAGTTTCAAAAGCAGCTCCCATGCAGGGAAAGCTGAGAGAATTATCTCAGTGCTcagaaaatgaatcagaaactacaaaaactaaATGCTTTGAGCCTCCTAAAGCTGTTTATTTGCTGGATCTCCATTATCTCCACTCTATTCTGTCTATCTTCAGGCTGTTCTGACTTTTTTATACCAACAagtaaactgaattaaaaataaaataataaaatattgatattttggTTTGTATTTGTCATCAGTTCTTGATATACTGTAAACTGAATGTTGCATTTTCTAGCTTTTCAAGGCTCGATTGCAATCTCCCTGTTCACAACTAGTTAAATCAACGTCATTCATACGCAATGTATGGACTTATTTTTGATTACACAACCACCTACTTTAGATCAAACATTgcatgaaacacaaacagccgAAAAGAATTTAATCACTTTGTGGATATGCAGGTGCTCAGTGGAAAAACGTGATATTTGATTGTGTTAACGGCACCAGACGGTCTGACTGAAGATTTCTGAGAGAGTATGCAGATTTGTCTGATGTATTTCCTATGCCAACAAACATTCTAAACTTCATTTAGAAATTAGTTTTCCTCTGTGAAGGCAAATTTGCACACAGATAAAGCAGTATATGATTATGATTGTCGGGTGGGTCTTATGCTGAGCTGCTGAGCAGACGAACACCTGCTGCTGTCTAGAGTGAAAAAGTAGAAATTGACCACAGATGCTCAAACAAATTTTTGGGCATCTGAGCCAAAAACAGTCTCTGCTACTTATGTTCTCTTTAGCAACTCACATGGTCACCTCTGAGTGGCATCAACAAGCCCCAAAAATTACAATGGGACATTTGAttcaaacaaaactgaagaTGTTGAAGaggaaatggcaaaaaaaaaaaaaaaaatagacccCACAGATGTGAAGAACACCACCTACAGCGGTGCTGCTCTGACCTCGCCAGAAACCATCAGCTTATTGGAAAACACCAATAATCTGGGGATGAAACAATTACTTGATTATTTAGTTTTGCTAGTAGACTGAGAGGAAATTGGATTGCAACAATTCACTGCttttagcttcttaaatgtacagatttgatgcttttctctgcttaataaatgttttggactgttggcTTCAAAATAGCACATCCtactttgtcattttacagttttctgtctctttatagtCTGATTCCAgtagggctgcacctaacgatgcgtcgacgagtcgtctgagcacgatacgtcatcaacagtggaagtgagcgtgcaatgcaacagaaattcccttccgaccggagcgtgGAACACGGACCGACGTCGgcgctgcagcgtgcatacataatacatgcacgatgcagcgccgacgtccgtccgtgttccgcgctccggtcagaaggtgatttctgttgcattgcacgctcacttccgcttttgatgacgtatcgtgctcagacgactcgtcgactcgtcattagttgcagccctagatTCCAGGCATGTGTTCCTGTAGAGAATACATGAATCAGGTGAAAAATGTGTTCTAAGAAACATCCTTGGAGGCATGTTGAACATACATGTGTAATTTGAATTCTTACTTCTTGTGTACCTTGCAAGTTTCAGgacatttttgtactttttttaccccagatattttacattctaaagaattaatcaattaattaagCCTAACTATACAATTAAGTCACAAATTATTTGATAAAACACAGTTAACAGAAATCATGCATTATATATCCACAATACAACAATGTAGTTACTCTATTCAACATCTGCTAAAACAATTGAGTTAAATGGGGCAACAGTTTGCTAAAAAGAATGTTTTCTAGATTAAATTTGCATAACAAAGAGTAAATCACATCTCATTGTGCCAGTGCAATCAGGAATTGTGGTGACAGAAGCTGAAACCGATATTGTTCATCATAATTGGTGAAACCCACGTCTAGCAGACCAACATTAAGTGCAGGGCATTAAGATGTTAACCATACATGTTCTGTCCTACTTCCCCTGCTCATATGTTCATCCTGCATCTGTTGAACGATGTTACTCGGAGCAGTTGAGCCCATCAGTGCTAATGACCCTGTCATTCACAGCAGTGATCAGACTGACGGGGTAATTGGGCCTCCCTTTCTGTCCTATATTTGACTTTTCAAAAGGCGGGGGACTCTAAGTAGGACAGGATAACCTTCCAGAGAAGCAGTAGCAGTTAGCATGGGTGGCTGAACTGCCCAGAGAGGAAGACGacggagaggaagaggagaaataTGGGGAGGAGGGGTGATGTAGTGACAGCACTGTCATGTTAGAATCAGCCTGCTAACTATCCACAGTGGTTGACATTAACAATTTCTAAATGAGTTATTTCACAAGAGGCAAATGCATTCATGTCACAGCCGTGACAATGTGTGACGCCAAAGTGGAAATAAATCCCCATTAAGTCTGTGTTACATGCTTTAAATCTGTGTGTGACAATCAGTCAATGCAGGATGTCAGTAAGAATATGATGAACACTGCTAATATGACATCACACTGTTATTCTGACATTCATTTTGAGATGTTTTTTCATGCTATAGTATGATTACAGTTTCATATTAAGACTGTGCTAGAGTGAGATCATATATAGcaatattttataactttaaTTTATTGCCCAGCAGCTCTAATCACATGTGGGGCTTAGTGTCAAACCTCAGCACTGTTTTGGTAGCGAGCCAAAATGTGTCCACCACACGAATCCTAGGTGTGAAAACCAACTGGGCTACTCTTTCAGGTTCATGAAGATGTTTAACCCTTCGTTCAAGAGCCTCTTTCAGGCCACCACAGACTATTAAAACACTGTCAAGGATCAAACCTGACATCAAGTATCTTTATAGATTCCTAATGCTGTTGTTTTCAATCTATAAATCAGGCAATTTGTCTTTGAAAACCCTTGCGCAAATCTTGGAAGACTGCTTGTATGCAGAAGGTTGTCATAACTTTTCAAGAATAGTGGTAAATGTACAAAACGTGGACAAGTGTGTTTTCCACATTGGTGTGTCCAGTAAGTAATACATCAGTACTGAACAAACCTAATTcattgacagaaaatgaaacaagtAAAGCTGTTGTTTGGTTCTGCTTCTCAACTGTGAGCTTttcaatgttttctttgttttaatgagACAGTCTCATCCCACTAGCACAGTAACAGAAATCTGTCACCAATTCCAGACGCTTTAAAGACGAAGAATTACTCAGATTACTCAGAagcaaaataatcattagttgaaGCTGATACATGATTACTAGCCAGCCTGTGTCTAAAGGTGGGTATCGAACAGCAACATCACTTTGCCTGAAACGTGGCTGTATTACTACGTACCAACAATTAGCACTGAATGGTGGGTTGTGTTCTAAACTTCTCTGATTCTTCCTGAGTTCAATACATCTGCATTTGCCTGGATGAAATTTGACATTTGGAGACTTTGCTTCCTCCTGTTATATACAAAAATGTTGTGTAAAACAACGAGTATATATAGTACTTCTCCTATTAGGGCAATAAAATGAAGTGTTGTTATCATGTCAAGAGTCAAACCTTTGTCATTAGACCAGAGCTTTAGAGGAGTGGTCCAGCCTTAAGGGTGCAAAGTTTGCTCTAATGATCTCATCAGCTAGCAACAATTCTGAtaactgaaaaatgcaaaacaccGACTGGCTgaagcttctcaaatgtgataatggttt is a window of Acanthochromis polyacanthus isolate Apoly-LR-REF ecotype Palm Island chromosome 13, KAUST_Apoly_ChrSc, whole genome shotgun sequence DNA encoding:
- the picalmb gene encoding phosphatidylinositol binding clathrin assembly protein b isoform X4, which produces MSGQSITDRITAAQHSVTGSAVSKTVCKATTHEIMGPKKKHLDYLIHCTNEMNVNIPQLADSLFERTTNTSWVVVFKSLITTHHLMVYGNERFVQYLASRNTLFNLSNFLDKSGLQGYDMSTFIRRYSRYLNEKAVSYRQVAFDFTKVKRGVDGVMRTMNTEKLLKTIPIIQNQMDALLDFNVNANELTNGVINAAFMLLFKDSIRLFAAYNEGIINLLEKYFDMKKTQCKEGLDIYKKFLTRMTRISEFLKVAEQVGIDRGDIPDLSQFTVCAPSSLLEALEQHLASLEGKKVKDSTAASRASTLSNAVSSLASTGMSFTKVDEREKQAALEEEQARLKALKEQRLKELSKRPSFATTDTSPISTTGGTISTAPAIDLFSTPSCSNGAVKMESDLFDLQSTFQPSMQSGSTGLPAATPWADPFTSAEAGDDSMPNLNPFLSKLVVDATHLPVVSSDGVSFSSRTSGHEMFGDSFCGPVSIAQHLPHQAPFPTEPSTVAGLFRGYSTPQAPPQQSGGGLQVDFESVFGAKATGSSSLNSDDITGGILKPTLAGSNQPSSLQPEKLVSDDLDSSLANLVGNLGIGNGTMKNDIHWSQPGEKRMTGGTNWQPKAAPTTTWNPVSMPPSIMAFPATTPTGMMGYGMPPQMGSMGMMNPPTMMYSQPVMRPPNPFGSVSSAQPSAASSPSSQSPLRAPGQDPFAHLSLKDFL
- the picalmb gene encoding phosphatidylinositol binding clathrin assembly protein b isoform X6, whose product is MSGQSITDRITAAQHSVTGSAVSKTVCKATTHEIMGPKKKHLDYLIHCTNEMNVNIPQLADSLFERTTNTSWVVVFKSLITTHHLMVYGNERFVQYLASRNTLFNLSNFLDKSGLQGYDMSTFIRRYSRYLNEKAVSYRQVAFDFTKVKRGVDGVMRTMNTEKLLKTIPIIQNQMDALLDFNVNANELTNGVINAAFMLLFKDSIRLFAAYNEGIINLLEKYFDMKKTQCKEGLDIYKKFLTRMTRISEFLKVAEQVGIDRGDIPDLSQFTVCAPSSLLEALEQHLASLEGKKVKDSTAASRASTLSNAVSSLASTGMSFTKVDEREKQAALEEEQARLKALKEQRLKELSKRPSFATTDTSPISTTGGTISTAPAIDLFSTPSCSNGAVKMESDLFDLQSTFQPSMQSGSTGLPAATPWADSFCGPVSIAQHLPHQAPFPTEPSTVAGLFRGYSTPQAPPQQSGGGLQVDFESVFGAKATGSSSLNSDDITGGILKPTLAGSNQPSSLQPEKLVSDDLDSSLANLVGNLGIGNGTMKNDIHWSQPGEKRMTGGTNWQPKAAPTTTWNPVSMPPSIMAFPATTPTGMMGYGMPPQMGSMGMMNPPTMMYSQPVMRPPNPFGSVSSAQPSAASSPSSQSPLRAPGQDPFAHLSLKDFL
- the picalmb gene encoding phosphatidylinositol binding clathrin assembly protein b isoform X5, which translates into the protein MSGQSITDRITAAQHSVTGSAVSKTVCKATTHEIMGPKKKHLDYLIHCTNEMNVNIPQLADSLFERTTNTSWVVVFKSLITTHHLMVYGNERFVQYLASRNTLFNLSNFLDKSGLQGYDMSTFIRRYSRYLNEKAVSYRQVAFDFTKVKRGVDGVMRTMNTEKLLKTIPIIQNQMDALLDFNVNANELTNGVINAAFMLLFKDSIRLFAAYNEGIINLLEKYFDMKKTQCKEGLDIYKKFLTRMTRISEFLKVAEQVGIDRGDIPDLSQFTVCAPSSLLEALEQHLASLEGKKVKDSTAASRASTLSNAVSSLASTGMSFTKVDEREKQAALEEEQARLKALKEQRLKELSKRPSFATTDTSPISTTGGTISTAPAIDLFSTPSCSNGAVKMESDLFDLQSTFQPSMQSGSTGLPAATPWADPFTSAEAGDDSMPNLNPFLSKLVVDATHLPVVSSDGVSFSSRTSGHEMFGGYSTPQAPPQQSGGGLQVDFESVFGAKATGSSSLNSDDITGGILKPTLAGSNQPSSLQPEKLVSDDLDSSLANLVGNLGIGNGTMKNDIHWSQPGEKRMTGGTNWQPKAAPTTTWNPVSMPPSIMAFPATTPTGMMGYGMPPQMGSMGMMNPPTMMYSQPVMRPPNPFGSVSSAQPSAASSPSSQSPLRAPGQDPFAHLSLKDFL